In one Lolium rigidum isolate FL_2022 chromosome 3, APGP_CSIRO_Lrig_0.1, whole genome shotgun sequence genomic region, the following are encoded:
- the LOC124699189 gene encoding probable calcium-binding protein CML25/26, whose protein sequence is MEAPTVFAAFDKDGDGKVSASELRCGLWSTLGEDMSEEDAAAILAAVDADGDGLLNQEEFSSLATGAQENDDVKRKCLMEAFGMYASSSTMITPASLRRTLSRLGSHELGVEECRAMICRFDLDGDGVLSFDEFRVMMMA, encoded by the coding sequence ATGGAGGCACCGACGGTGTTCGCAGCCTTCGACAAGGACGGCGACGGCAAGGTGTCCGCCTCCGAGCTGCGGTGCGGCCTGTGGTCGACCCTGGGGGAGGACATGTCGGAGGAGGATGCGGCGGCGATCCTCGCTGCAGTGGACGCCGACGGTGACGGGCTGTTGAACCAAGAAGAGTTCTCGAGCCTGGCCACCGGCGCCCAAGAAAACGACGACGTCAAACGAAAGTGCTTGATGGAGGCGTTCGGGATGTACgcatcgtcgtcgacgatgatCACGCCGGCGAGCCTGAGGCGGACGCTGAGCAGGCTTGGGTCGCACGAGCTGGGAGTGGAGGAGTGCAGGGCCATGATCTGCAGGTTCGacctcgacggcgacggcgtcctcTCATTTGATGAGTTCAGGGTCATGATGATGGCCTGA